The following proteins are co-located in the Brachybacterium sacelli genome:
- a CDS encoding SRPBCC domain-containing protein: MALTQSLTVVDAVRRELEIEEQADVGRTLVRTTATLTTNIARAPAQLWPLLTDPAHLARWFGPVTGELHEGGRFAAPHGAQGSVIQVEPPHQIFLTWEQDGAVDPLLIRLDPEDDGTTSLGLRHTTLSERERFDRIGPGLRALDWEIALLGLAAVTDGWRTSCLTEVPTPTPQWLAGAEGRELLRAWSVRWAAEAVAAGVDEDTARRGERATTSISLG; the protein is encoded by the coding sequence ATGGCCCTCACCCAGTCACTGACCGTGGTCGACGCGGTACGTCGCGAGCTCGAGATCGAGGAGCAGGCCGACGTCGGACGCACTCTGGTGCGCACGACGGCGACCCTCACCACGAACATCGCCCGGGCCCCGGCCCAGCTGTGGCCGCTGCTGACCGACCCCGCGCACCTCGCCCGATGGTTCGGTCCCGTCACGGGCGAGCTGCACGAGGGTGGCCGCTTCGCCGCGCCCCACGGCGCCCAGGGCAGCGTGATCCAGGTCGAGCCGCCCCATCAGATCTTCCTGACCTGGGAGCAGGACGGCGCGGTCGATCCGCTGCTGATCCGTCTGGATCCCGAGGACGACGGCACCACCTCCCTGGGCCTGCGGCACACCACCCTGAGCGAGCGCGAACGCTTCGACCGGATCGGCCCGGGCCTGCGGGCGCTGGACTGGGAGATCGCGTTGCTGGGGCTCGCCGCCGTCACCGACGGCTGGCGCACCAGCTGCCTCACCGAGGTGCCGACGCCGACTCCGCAGTGGCTGGCCGGTGCCGAGGGACGCGAGCTGCTGCGCGCCTGGTCGGTGCGCTGGGCGGCCGAGGCCGTCGCGGCCGGGGTCGACGAGGACACCGCGCGCCGAGGAGAGAGGGCGACCACGAGCATCTCCCTGGGCTGA
- a CDS encoding MFS transporter, whose amino-acid sequence MTTPETSPPRGRPRSSKQVLWSLAPSVYIPSLLEFSGLAALMPVIPLLALDLGFSAWQAAALTTIFGLTSFLGPIPAGHLISRVGARSALVATGCLLVIANVVAFAVLTPAVQGEAAPVHRVALVVLLLVMATNTQVWQLGRQAYLGTALPPMMRARGMTLFGGVIRIGQVVGPLLGAVVMATGSDTGVFVLFAVTAGAGTVMIAVFLPPGEMRQGSARPRDRRLPRTSARRRLHGAVLARMVMVGLGFTPVMMARVNRPVIVPLLGAALGLDSVWISIVFGISAVLEILLVLPAGTLMDRHGRAAVAVPCAVLMGAGYLLLALLGTVWAGQGETLAVLALLVPSLLIGLGNGLGSGIGMTLGIDVSPVHDRTRYLAWWNTMLGAGRLAAPLVVTGVALFAPITVAGAAIGGLCLVGGTWMARILPRVTPSGGTRGR is encoded by the coding sequence GTGACCACCCCCGAGACCTCGCCCCCGAGGGGGAGGCCCCGCTCGTCGAAGCAGGTGCTGTGGTCCCTGGCCCCGTCCGTGTACATCCCCAGCCTGCTGGAGTTCTCCGGGCTGGCGGCCCTGATGCCGGTGATCCCGCTGCTCGCCCTCGACCTCGGCTTCAGCGCCTGGCAGGCGGCGGCGCTGACGACGATCTTCGGTCTCACCTCGTTCCTCGGGCCGATCCCCGCCGGGCACCTCATCTCCCGGGTCGGGGCGCGCAGTGCTCTGGTGGCCACCGGGTGCCTGCTGGTGATCGCGAACGTGGTCGCCTTCGCGGTGCTCACCCCGGCGGTCCAGGGCGAGGCCGCCCCCGTCCATCGCGTAGCCCTGGTGGTGCTGCTGCTGGTGATGGCCACGAACACGCAGGTATGGCAGCTGGGCCGTCAGGCGTACCTGGGCACGGCGCTGCCACCGATGATGCGCGCGCGCGGGATGACGCTGTTCGGCGGGGTGATCCGGATCGGGCAGGTAGTCGGGCCGCTGCTCGGCGCCGTGGTCATGGCGACGGGGTCCGACACCGGGGTGTTCGTGCTGTTCGCAGTGACCGCCGGCGCAGGGACCGTGATGATCGCGGTGTTCCTGCCGCCGGGGGAGATGCGGCAGGGCTCGGCCCGACCCCGTGACCGGCGCCTGCCCCGCACCTCGGCGCGTCGCCGGCTGCATGGCGCCGTGCTGGCGCGGATGGTGATGGTGGGGCTCGGGTTCACCCCGGTGATGATGGCCCGGGTCAACCGTCCGGTGATCGTGCCGCTGCTGGGGGCTGCGCTGGGCCTCGACTCGGTGTGGATCTCGATCGTGTTCGGCATCAGCGCCGTGCTCGAGATCCTGCTGGTGCTCCCGGCCGGGACCCTCATGGACCGTCACGGCCGCGCCGCCGTGGCAGTGCCCTGTGCGGTGCTGATGGGCGCCGGCTACCTGCTGCTGGCGCTCCTGGGGACGGTCTGGGCCGGGCAGGGGGAGACCCTCGCGGTGCTCGCCCTGCTGGTGCCCAGTCTGCTGATCGGCCTCGGCAACGGACTGGGCTCGGGGATCGGTATGACCCTGGGTATCGATGTGTCCCCGGTCCACGACCGCACCCGGTACCTCGCCTGGTGGAACACCATGCTCGGAGCGGGTCGCCTCGCGGCGCCGCTGGTCGTCACCGGGGTCGCCCTGTTCGCGCCGATCACGGTGGCGGGGGCCGCGATCGGCGGCCTGTGCCTGGTCGGGGGGACGTGGATGGCGCGGATCCTGCCCCGCGTCACCCCCTCCGGAGGGACCCGGGGGCGCTGA
- a CDS encoding CarD family transcriptional regulator yields MSVATASVDTAAPSPGEVLTHPVHGPVRIVSTCTRCVRGTDREYVDMEVIGDEMRISVPADGKDVIGLRAVLEEKEIAELVEQLSEPIEPPAKKASWAHRIKSLTMQLQSGRLSDRIDVIRGILGDSGGTPSSLAERNLLKQAIAPLAAEIAIARSITLEEADQLLQDTAERAVELGATGDAA; encoded by the coding sequence TTGTCCGTCGCCACTGCGTCCGTCGACACCGCTGCCCCGTCCCCCGGCGAGGTGCTCACCCACCCCGTCCACGGTCCGGTGCGCATCGTCTCCACCTGCACCCGCTGCGTCCGCGGGACCGATCGGGAGTACGTCGACATGGAGGTCATCGGCGACGAGATGCGCATCTCGGTGCCGGCCGACGGCAAGGACGTCATCGGGCTCCGGGCGGTGCTCGAGGAGAAGGAGATCGCCGAGCTCGTCGAGCAGCTCTCGGAGCCGATCGAGCCGCCGGCGAAGAAGGCCTCCTGGGCCCACCGCATCAAGTCCCTGACCATGCAGCTGCAGTCGGGCCGGCTCTCCGATCGCATCGACGTCATCCGCGGCATCCTCGGCGACTCGGGCGGCACCCCCTCCTCCCTGGCCGAGCGCAACCTGCTCAAGCAGGCGATCGCCCCGCTGGCCGCGGAGATCGCGATCGCCCGTTCGATCACCCTCGAGGAGGCGGATCAGCTGCTCCAGGACACGGCCGAGCGTGCGGTGGAGCTCGGCGCAACCGGCGACGCCGCCTGA
- a CDS encoding ABC transporter ATP-binding protein produces the protein MSRTAGREKSAASPAVQPVEFEDVGVVSDGNVLLLEATGRARAGEVLAVTGANGSGKTTLLRVLAGLIAPTVGTVRVAGRAPDDRDRTFRAALAALIGPPQTARDLTVLEHLQFIGATWGTGAEEARTRAGELLEELQIGALGGRFPHELSSGQSQLVAIALTLARPCSVLLLDEPEQRLDADRLALVIAAIRARAAAGAAVVLASHSPRLLEELADSRLLLEEQG, from the coding sequence ATGAGTCGTACTGCAGGGCGCGAGAAGAGCGCAGCATCCCCCGCCGTGCAGCCTGTCGAGTTCGAGGACGTCGGTGTCGTCTCCGACGGGAACGTGCTCCTGCTGGAAGCCACCGGCCGCGCTCGCGCAGGGGAGGTGCTCGCCGTGACGGGTGCCAACGGCTCCGGCAAGACGACCCTGCTGCGCGTGCTCGCGGGGCTGATCGCCCCCACCGTCGGCACCGTCCGCGTCGCCGGCCGCGCACCTGATGACCGCGACCGGACCTTCCGCGCCGCGCTCGCCGCGCTGATCGGACCGCCGCAGACGGCCCGCGATCTCACGGTGCTCGAGCACCTGCAGTTCATCGGCGCGACCTGGGGTACCGGCGCGGAGGAAGCCCGCACCCGGGCGGGGGAGCTGCTCGAGGAGCTGCAGATCGGGGCGCTCGGCGGTCGCTTCCCGCACGAGCTCTCCAGCGGTCAGTCCCAGCTCGTCGCCATCGCCCTCACACTGGCCCGGCCGTGCAGCGTGCTGCTGCTGGACGAGCCCGAGCAGCGCCTGGACGCCGATCGTCTGGCCCTGGTGATCGCCGCGATCCGGGCGCGGGCCGCTGCCGGTGCCGCCGTCGTGCTGGCGAGCCACAGTCCGCGTCTGCTCGAGGAGCTCGCCGATTCCCGCCTGCTGCTCGAGGAGCAGGGGTGA
- a CDS encoding DUF6297 family protein translates to MNGSLGPVREVWAQRAEARTRGDVLYLVYVVVLTLLIVGIPALGTAGEALARPDVLPVLLLDRAPQVTDAVTLVSAAALVLLGAVRGPALLSPFFTATLAASGIRRRSVLWRPFARSLLALALGMAVAAALLGVTLATAGQAGTDAVVAFALAAAGTGLLLAVAWFLGQLLRDWVRRVLAAALAAVAVGTLLLPVGIGLGGAYPAGGTLPGSSALGLLGAGVLAVGAVVPLLDRLRGSVLREQANRWDSATMAATSMDMAGAAGLLRAPPSTGRRLRAVGAGPLPLQYVRRDVIAWLRSPERLVTGALGTLLAAAALAGATLITGPLSWFVVLVGSLALWAASSSFVDGLRHGVHTLGAPRLFGQSAGMQTILHSLAPLLALIVLGVAGGGAVGIAAGGGGTSVLGTVLLPVALAPVLVAGRARDAAKGPMPLALSTPMPTPQGDLSVVTMLLWQSDALLLALAGGALLLVVSMHGAPWLLAAAAAETALMILMTWGRLRALRD, encoded by the coding sequence GTGAACGGTTCGCTCGGCCCCGTCCGGGAGGTCTGGGCGCAGCGCGCCGAGGCCCGCACCCGCGGTGATGTCCTCTACCTGGTGTACGTGGTGGTGCTCACCCTGCTGATCGTCGGGATCCCCGCGCTCGGGACGGCCGGCGAGGCCCTGGCCCGTCCCGACGTGCTCCCGGTGCTGCTCCTGGACCGGGCCCCGCAGGTCACCGACGCTGTCACTCTGGTCTCGGCAGCGGCACTGGTGCTCCTCGGCGCGGTGCGCGGTCCCGCTCTGCTCTCCCCGTTCTTCACCGCGACCCTCGCCGCGAGCGGGATCCGCCGGCGCTCCGTGCTCTGGCGTCCCTTCGCCCGCTCCCTGCTGGCCCTGGCGCTGGGCATGGCGGTGGCAGCCGCTCTGCTCGGCGTCACCCTGGCGACCGCCGGGCAGGCGGGCACGGACGCCGTGGTCGCCTTCGCGCTCGCCGCCGCGGGGACAGGTCTCCTGCTCGCGGTCGCCTGGTTCCTCGGCCAGCTGCTCCGCGACTGGGTCCGTCGGGTCCTCGCCGCCGCGCTCGCCGCTGTCGCGGTCGGGACGCTGCTGCTGCCCGTCGGCATCGGGCTCGGCGGGGCGTATCCGGCCGGAGGCACGCTCCCGGGCTCCTCGGCCCTCGGATTGCTGGGGGCAGGCGTCCTCGCCGTCGGGGCGGTCGTGCCCCTGCTCGACCGGCTGCGGGGCTCCGTGCTCCGCGAGCAGGCGAACCGATGGGACTCCGCCACCATGGCGGCGACCAGCATGGACATGGCCGGTGCCGCCGGGCTGCTGCGTGCCCCGCCCAGCACCGGGCGCCGGCTGCGCGCGGTCGGTGCCGGCCCCCTCCCGCTGCAGTACGTCCGACGGGACGTGATCGCCTGGCTGCGCAGCCCGGAGCGCCTGGTCACCGGCGCCCTCGGGACGCTGTTGGCCGCCGCCGCCCTCGCCGGCGCCACCCTGATCACAGGGCCGTTGTCCTGGTTCGTGGTGCTCGTCGGCTCCCTCGCCCTGTGGGCCGCGAGCAGCTCCTTCGTGGACGGTCTGCGTCATGGCGTGCACACGCTCGGGGCTCCGCGGCTGTTCGGCCAGTCCGCCGGCATGCAGACGATCCTGCACTCGCTCGCCCCGCTGCTGGCGCTGATCGTGCTCGGGGTCGCCGGCGGCGGCGCGGTGGGGATCGCCGCCGGCGGCGGGGGCACCTCCGTGCTCGGGACCGTGCTCCTGCCCGTCGCCCTGGCTCCGGTGCTCGTCGCCGGTCGTGCCCGGGACGCTGCGAAGGGACCGATGCCGCTGGCGCTCAGCACCCCGATGCCCACCCCGCAGGGCGACCTGTCAGTGGTGACGATGCTCCTGTGGCAATCCGACGCCCTGCTGCTCGCCCTGGCCGGCGGGGCCCTGCTGCTGGTCGTCAGCATGCACGGCGCGCCCTGGCTGCTCGCCGCCGCCGCCGCTGAGACCGCCCTGATGATCCTGATGACCTGGGGGCGCCTGCGCGCCCTGCGGGACTGA
- a CDS encoding class I SAM-dependent methyltransferase — translation MNIRTTPNPLVRWAGRRLGEFNARHPWSHNHHFHPWILRSLPPDASRVLDVGCGRGDLVVELAARTGRVDGIDPDQEMSYAAASRCADDPRVRIRRRSLTEHAARVLAAEPDGAYDAITMVASLHHMDLEEALRQARSLLRPGGRLLVVTLTTPVTAFDQVWDVANALTNPIIGLVKHPRPVREAGEPLPIPVRDPSWSLDVLRESAALELPGAVIRRREGFRATLRWDRPAAGEFTA, via the coding sequence ATGAACATCCGCACCACGCCGAACCCCCTGGTCCGGTGGGCCGGCCGCCGCCTGGGGGAGTTCAACGCGCGCCATCCCTGGAGCCACAACCACCATTTCCATCCCTGGATCCTGCGCTCGCTGCCTCCGGACGCCAGCCGGGTCCTCGACGTCGGCTGCGGCCGCGGCGACCTGGTGGTCGAGCTGGCGGCACGGACGGGGCGGGTCGACGGGATCGACCCCGACCAGGAGATGTCCTACGCCGCCGCGTCCCGCTGCGCGGACGACCCCCGGGTGCGCATCCGCCGACGCTCGCTCACCGAGCACGCCGCGCGGGTGCTGGCCGCGGAGCCGGACGGTGCCTACGACGCGATCACGATGGTCGCCTCCCTGCACCACATGGACCTCGAGGAAGCACTGCGTCAGGCCCGCTCGCTGCTGCGGCCGGGAGGCAGGCTGCTCGTGGTCACCCTCACCACCCCGGTCACGGCCTTCGACCAGGTCTGGGACGTCGCGAATGCGCTGACGAACCCGATCATCGGCCTGGTGAAGCATCCACGGCCGGTGCGCGAGGCGGGAGAGCCCCTCCCGATCCCGGTCCGGGACCCGTCCTGGTCGCTGGACGTGCTGCGCGAGAGCGCCGCGCTCGAGCTGCCCGGAGCCGTGATCCGGCGACGCGAGGGCTTCCGGGCGACCTTGCGCTGGGACCGGCCGGCCGCCGGGGAGTTCACCGCCTGA
- a CDS encoding PLP-dependent aminotransferase family protein, protein MTVPQTSAPYRFPVAARYAGMESSPLKDIFALAAREDVVSFAGGIPDPELFDLQAVAACYEWVLSQQGHRALQYGVSEGEVELREQAARRLSRDLPTDASQIRVTSGSQEGLFVLAQALLEPGDVVLVESPTYLAAVQAFAVHGARMIGVDTDDDGVVPEALEEAILTHRPRMAYLIPTFQNPTGRTMPVARREAVADVLLRTGVPLVEDDPYGALSFTGGTWAPIASLPGMGERTLLLNSMSKLMSPGVRIGWIRAEGPVLDTLAVAKAAISMQSSVVDQLTVARYLETADLDAHVATVSGVYRERRDAMASAIAPVLPPGAHVTHPDGGMFLWAALGEGYDAQRILADAVEAGVAYLPGWSFFADHPDHSTMRLSFVTHSPEVIEDAVGRLGEVIAQHPQR, encoded by the coding sequence ATGACCGTGCCCCAGACCTCTGCGCCGTACCGCTTCCCCGTGGCCGCCCGTTACGCGGGCATGGAGTCCTCACCGCTTAAGGACATCTTCGCCCTCGCCGCGCGCGAGGACGTCGTCTCCTTCGCCGGCGGCATCCCGGACCCGGAGCTGTTCGACCTCCAGGCCGTCGCCGCCTGCTACGAGTGGGTGCTGTCCCAGCAGGGCCACCGAGCCCTGCAGTACGGGGTCAGCGAGGGCGAGGTGGAGCTGCGCGAGCAGGCAGCTCGCCGGCTCAGCCGGGACCTGCCCACCGATGCCTCCCAGATCCGGGTCACGTCCGGCTCGCAGGAGGGGCTGTTCGTTCTCGCGCAGGCGCTGCTCGAGCCCGGTGACGTGGTGCTCGTGGAGTCGCCCACCTACCTCGCGGCCGTGCAGGCCTTCGCCGTGCACGGCGCCCGCATGATCGGTGTGGACACCGACGACGACGGGGTCGTGCCCGAGGCGCTCGAGGAAGCGATCCTCACCCACCGTCCGCGGATGGCGTACCTGATCCCCACCTTCCAGAATCCCACCGGGCGCACCATGCCGGTCGCCCGCCGCGAAGCCGTCGCCGACGTGCTGCTGCGCACCGGCGTGCCCCTGGTGGAGGACGACCCGTACGGGGCGCTGAGCTTCACCGGCGGCACCTGGGCCCCGATCGCGTCCCTGCCCGGGATGGGCGAGCGCACCCTGCTGCTGAACTCCATGAGCAAGCTCATGAGCCCGGGGGTGCGCATCGGCTGGATCCGCGCGGAGGGACCGGTGCTGGACACCCTGGCCGTGGCCAAGGCAGCGATCTCCATGCAGTCCTCCGTGGTGGACCAGCTGACCGTGGCCCGCTACCTCGAGACCGCGGACCTCGACGCCCACGTGGCGACGGTCAGCGGCGTCTACCGGGAGCGGCGCGATGCGATGGCGTCCGCCATCGCCCCCGTGCTGCCGCCCGGCGCCCACGTCACCCATCCCGACGGCGGCATGTTCCTGTGGGCCGCGCTCGGTGAGGGATACGACGCCCAGCGCATTCTGGCCGACGCGGTCGAGGCCGGGGTCGCCTACCTGCCGGGCTGGTCCTTCTTCGCCGACCACCCGGACCACTCGACGATGCGTCTGAGCTTCGTGACGCACTCACCCGAGGTCATCGAGGACGCCGTCGGGCGTCTGGGCGAGGTCATCGCCCAGCACCCGCAGCGCTGA
- a CDS encoding methylated-DNA--[protein]-cysteine S-methyltransferase: MTDTHPTRQLPADTFAPGPRHRRLPTPLGTYVLAAEGGAVTGLWREEQNHFPPPARLGEPAAATDPLLEAAGDQLLAYLAGEREDFDLPLAPRGTAFQQAVWARLQEIPRGATTTYGRIAQDLGRPRAAQAVGAAVGSNPLSIVVPCHRVLGTSGAMTGYAGGIETKQALLVLEGALTT; this comes from the coding sequence ATGACCGACACCCACCCCACCCGACAGCTCCCGGCCGACACGTTTGCACCGGGGCCGCGCCACCGCCGGCTCCCCACCCCGCTGGGCACCTACGTGCTCGCCGCCGAGGGCGGGGCGGTCACCGGGCTCTGGCGTGAGGAGCAGAACCACTTCCCACCCCCGGCACGGCTCGGCGAGCCGGCCGCGGCGACCGATCCCCTGTTGGAGGCGGCCGGGGACCAGCTGCTCGCCTACCTGGCCGGCGAGCGCGAGGACTTCGACCTGCCGCTGGCACCACGCGGCACCGCGTTCCAGCAGGCGGTCTGGGCCCGACTGCAGGAGATCCCTCGCGGCGCGACCACCACCTACGGGCGGATCGCCCAGGATCTCGGCCGCCCCCGCGCCGCCCAGGCCGTGGGCGCGGCCGTCGGCTCCAACCCGCTCTCGATCGTGGTCCCGTGCCACCGCGTGCTCGGCACCAGCGGAGCGATGACCGGCTACGCGGGCGGGATCGAGACCAAACAGGCACTGCTCGTCCTCGAAGGGGCCCTGACCACGTGA
- a CDS encoding DNA-3-methyladenine glycosylase 2, with product MTVMTDDERYAAIRARDTRFDGMFFTCVRSTGIFCRPSCPARTPQRGGVEFAPSAAAAVAGGYRACKRCGPTAPPGSPDDDPQGSLAGRALRLIDAGVLDDEETVPELARRLAVSERTLHRALLAATGAGALAHARLRRARRSHELVVGSDLPLARIAHAAGFGSERQFHETFTQVFGHAPSEVRERALRPRRSAGPREDVAPAGRDDGAAVVTGRLAVRRPFDGAGLAAWFAHRAVPGVEDVSGPVWTRAVHLPHGPGTVQVDLGADGPLPVSMHLADLRDHAAAIALVRRLLDLDADPVGIDEGLIAALPALAPLVAARPGVRLPGAPSLAEALLWAITGQQITTTQAREQITRATDLLEEALPAPLHLAGVHRAPVDPAAAALAAEQWFRGPRARRETLSSAVPAIAEHELGLPLAGSVDELRERLLALAGIGPWTADYVLLRGVRAVDVAPDRDVVLLGAARDLGLAEDHASLRRVLADASPWRSYAVVHLWQHQAALRAATRSR from the coding sequence ATGACCGTGATGACCGACGACGAGCGCTATGCCGCGATCCGTGCCCGGGACACCCGTTTCGACGGGATGTTCTTCACCTGCGTGCGGTCGACGGGCATCTTCTGCCGTCCCTCCTGCCCGGCCCGCACCCCGCAGCGCGGCGGCGTCGAGTTCGCACCCTCGGCCGCGGCCGCGGTGGCCGGCGGCTACCGCGCGTGCAAACGCTGCGGCCCGACGGCCCCGCCCGGCAGCCCCGACGATGATCCGCAGGGGTCGCTCGCCGGGAGAGCGCTGCGCCTGATCGACGCTGGCGTCCTCGACGACGAAGAGACGGTCCCGGAGCTCGCGCGGCGCCTGGCCGTCTCGGAGCGGACGCTGCACCGCGCCCTGCTGGCGGCGACCGGGGCCGGAGCCCTGGCCCACGCCCGGCTGCGACGCGCCCGCCGCTCGCATGAGCTGGTCGTCGGCTCCGACCTCCCTCTGGCGCGGATCGCGCATGCGGCCGGCTTCGGCAGCGAGCGCCAGTTCCACGAGACCTTCACCCAGGTCTTCGGTCACGCACCGTCGGAGGTCCGGGAGCGGGCGCTGCGCCCCCGTCGCTCCGCCGGCCCGCGCGAGGACGTCGCTCCCGCGGGGCGCGACGACGGTGCCGCCGTGGTGACCGGTCGGCTGGCGGTCCGTCGCCCCTTCGACGGGGCCGGCCTCGCCGCCTGGTTCGCCCACCGGGCCGTGCCCGGGGTCGAGGACGTCAGCGGTCCGGTCTGGACCCGGGCGGTGCATCTGCCGCACGGCCCGGGGACGGTGCAGGTCGATCTCGGCGCCGACGGTCCGCTGCCGGTGAGCATGCACCTGGCGGATCTGCGGGACCATGCCGCCGCGATCGCGCTGGTGCGCCGGCTGCTGGACCTCGACGCGGACCCCGTCGGCATCGACGAGGGCCTGATCGCCGCGCTGCCTGCCCTCGCTCCCCTGGTCGCGGCGCGTCCCGGGGTGCGCCTGCCCGGCGCGCCGAGTCTCGCCGAGGCGCTGCTGTGGGCGATCACCGGCCAGCAGATCACCACGACCCAGGCTCGCGAGCAGATCACCCGCGCGACAGACCTGTTGGAGGAGGCTCTGCCGGCGCCGCTCCACCTGGCCGGGGTGCACCGGGCGCCGGTGGATCCTGCCGCCGCGGCGCTCGCGGCGGAGCAGTGGTTCCGTGGGCCCCGCGCTCGCCGGGAGACCCTGAGCTCCGCCGTGCCGGCGATCGCCGAGCACGAGCTGGGACTGCCCCTGGCCGGGAGCGTCGACGAGCTGCGCGAACGCCTGCTCGCCCTGGCCGGCATCGGCCCCTGGACGGCCGACTACGTGCTGCTGCGCGGAGTGCGCGCGGTGGACGTCGCCCCCGACCGGGACGTCGTCCTGCTCGGGGCGGCCCGCGACCTGGGACTGGCCGAGGACCACGCCTCCCTGCGGCGGGTGCTCGCCGACGCCTCCCCCTGGCGCTCCTATGCCGTCGTCCACCTGTGGCAGCACCAGGCAGCGCTCCGCGCCGCCACCAGGTCCCGCTGA
- a CDS encoding helix-turn-helix transcriptional regulator, whose product MPARAPAPSPAGPAPDLVLLRRVRDRIDRDHAQPLDVETLARTVHLSGGHLSRRFREEYGESPYSYLMTRRIERAMALLRHTDRSVTDICMAVGFSSPGTFSTRFKELLGIPPSVYREQGVEVLDSMPPCIARRVTRPIRKREAPPPSGA is encoded by the coding sequence ATGCCGGCCAGGGCGCCCGCCCCCTCGCCGGCCGGTCCCGCCCCGGACCTCGTGCTGCTGCGACGGGTGCGGGACCGGATCGATCGCGACCACGCCCAGCCCCTCGACGTCGAGACGCTCGCGCGCACGGTGCACCTCTCCGGCGGGCACCTCAGCCGTCGCTTCCGCGAGGAGTACGGGGAATCGCCCTACTCCTACCTCATGACCCGTCGGATCGAACGGGCGATGGCCCTACTGCGGCACACCGACCGTTCCGTCACCGACATCTGCATGGCCGTCGGCTTCTCCTCGCCGGGCACCTTCAGCACCCGCTTCAAGGAGCTGCTCGGGATCCCGCCCTCGGTCTATCGCGAGCAGGGGGTCGAGGTGCTCGACTCCATGCCGCCCTGCATCGCGCGACGCGTGACCAGACCGATCAGGAAACGAGAAGCGCCGCCGCCGAGCGGGGCCTAG
- a CDS encoding VOC family protein, with translation MTQKTRSATACSIHSSFLPHTDAEASLAFYRDVLGFEVRLDVGGGQMRWLTVGPAGQDTAIVLHPLFEGNGITPEENATLAALIAKGSYFGANLAADDLDATFAALVAAGADIVQEPIDQDYGLRDCAVRDPAGNLLRIQQSA, from the coding sequence ATGACACAGAAGACCCGCTCCGCCACCGCCTGCTCGATCCACTCCAGCTTCCTGCCCCACACCGACGCCGAGGCCTCGCTCGCCTTCTACCGCGATGTGCTCGGCTTCGAGGTGCGGCTCGACGTCGGCGGTGGCCAGATGCGCTGGCTCACCGTCGGTCCGGCCGGTCAGGACACCGCGATCGTGCTGCACCCGCTGTTCGAGGGCAACGGGATCACACCGGAGGAGAACGCGACATTGGCCGCGCTCATCGCCAAGGGCTCCTACTTCGGGGCGAACCTCGCCGCCGACGACCTCGACGCGACCTTCGCCGCCCTCGTAGCGGCCGGGGCCGACATCGTCCAGGAGCCGATCGACCAGGACTACGGCCTGCGCGACTGCGCCGTCCGCGACCCCGCCGGCAATCTCCTGCGCATCCAGCAGTCCGCCTGA
- a CDS encoding ABC transporter permease encodes MSANDARASAPRRSRRPGLRSLAVLVLSEAKMVVRDTAGLIVPLGLPLLILLTSAGSSGEQVITAGRTALDLFVLPLVITMVLTMVGVLNMPSFLAYYRRSGILRRLALTPASPVTVMAAQVIVSILQSVLGITLALVVALTVFGARPPVDLLPALGVLALAAAAMYAMGMIVAATAPTPNSAVAIGLIGFLLLGATGGMFGGLQSLPEPIARIGGHLPFGATVEALGAAWAGQPVGAAPLLSLVAAIVVGVTIASWLFRWE; translated from the coding sequence ATGAGCGCCAACGATGCCCGTGCCTCCGCGCCGCGCCGCAGCCGCAGGCCCGGCCTGCGCTCTTTGGCGGTCCTGGTCCTCAGCGAGGCGAAGATGGTCGTGCGCGACACCGCCGGCCTGATCGTCCCGCTCGGCCTGCCGCTGCTGATCCTGCTGACCAGCGCCGGTTCCAGCGGGGAGCAGGTGATCACCGCCGGCCGCACCGCTCTGGACCTGTTCGTGCTCCCGCTGGTGATCACCATGGTGCTCACGATGGTGGGAGTGCTGAACATGCCCAGCTTCCTCGCCTACTACCGGCGCAGCGGGATCCTGCGCCGGCTCGCCCTCACCCCGGCCTCCCCGGTGACGGTGATGGCGGCGCAGGTGATCGTGAGCATCCTGCAGTCCGTCCTCGGCATCACCCTGGCCCTCGTGGTCGCCCTGACCGTCTTCGGGGCCCGTCCGCCCGTTGACCTGCTTCCCGCGCTCGGGGTGCTGGCCCTGGCCGCCGCGGCGATGTATGCAATGGGGATGATCGTGGCGGCGACCGCCCCCACGCCGAACTCCGCGGTCGCGATCGGCCTGATCGGCTTCCTGCTGCTCGGAGCGACGGGCGGCATGTTCGGAGGACTCCAGTCGCTGCCGGAGCCGATCGCGCGGATCGGTGGCCACCTGCCCTTCGGTGCCACCGTCGAAGCACTCGGCGCCGCGTGGGCGGGGCAGCCCGTCGGCGCCGCACCGCTCCTCTCCCTCGTCGCGGCGATCGTCGTCGGCGTCACGATCGCCTCCTGGCTGTTCCGCTGGGAATGA